A region from the Triticum urartu cultivar G1812 chromosome 1, Tu2.1, whole genome shotgun sequence genome encodes:
- the LOC125509839 gene encoding rab GTPase-activating protein 22-like isoform X1 has product MWAWGLAERAIAGLLGPAGANGGRWNTAVAVGVTAAAGIALVAIVVSSRRGGIKSPWRRRRKRALGPKEWRSLFTPEGKFYDGGVKLLKRVRNGGVEPSIRAEVWPFLLGVYSLNSSEAEREAIKAHNRKGYMLLRKHCLRKNNEESKRSINRKESISSGKVKESVTSVGSEEPEKVSVDDHITSEEENPCVISEQEMQDKTGKAIPENQADESLCSSSSRDEDESQKSDVTHVEASRDDVASVDQSSVEDEEESMPLPKYSNAGGNIEAETKLSKDARPVKSARTVEDFETWQRIIRLDAVRANNEWVSYSPSQAAVTREKAIDSASAVCLKDYDHLEAHRIHHASRLVAILEAYATYDPEIGYCQGMSDLLAPLIAVLEEDDEAFWCFAGFMRKARHNFRLDEVGIRRQLNMVSKIIKTKDFHLYRHLEMLEAADCFFVYRMVVVMFRRELTFEQTLSLWEVMWADQAARRAGIARSSWGKLRLGAPPTDDLLLYAIAASVLEKRKLIIESYSSMDEIIRDCNSMAGQLDIWKLLDDAHDLVVTVQDRIE; this is encoded by the exons ATGTGGGCGTGGGGCCTCGCCGAGCGCGCCATCGCCGGCCTCCTCGGCCCCGCCGGCGCGAATGGCGGTCGCTGGAACACCGCCGTCGCCGTCGGGGTCACGGCCGCGGCCGGCATCGCGCTAGTCGCCATCGTCGTCTCCTCCCGCAG GGGCGGGATCAAATCgccgtggcggcggcggaggaagcgCGCGCTTGGGCCCAAGGAATGGCGCAGCTTGTTCACGCCGGAGGGGAAGTTTTACGACGGCGGCGTCAAGCTACTGAAGAGAGTTCGGAACGGA GGGGTTGAGCCGAGCATCAGAGCAGAGGTCTGGCCGTTCCTTCTGGGAGT TTATAGCCTGAATAGTTCAGAAGCTGAAAGGGAAGCAATTAAGGCCCATAACAG GAAGGGATATATGCTCTTGAGGAAACATTGCCTGCGAAAAAACAATGAAGAAAGCAAGCGATCAATCAACCGCAAAGAGAGCATTAGTTCTGGCAAAGTCAAAGAATCTGTTACTTCTGTTGGATCCGAAGAACCTGAAAAAGTAAGCGTGGATGATCATATCACGAGTGAGGAAGAAAATCCTTGTGTCATTTCAGAGCAAGAAATGCAGGATAAGACAGGTAAAGCAATTCCAGAGAATCAGGCGGATGAAAGCCTCTGTTCATCTAGTTCACGCGATGAGGATGAGAGTCAGAAAAGTGATGTGACCCATGTGGAAGCGTCCCGTGATGATGTCGCCTCTGTGGACCAGTCTTCAGTTGAGGATGAAGAAGAAAGTATGCCCCTGCCCAAATATTCAAACGCAGGAGGAAATATAGAAGCTGAAACTAAGTTATCTAAGGATGCCCGTCCTGTGAAGTCTGCACGGACAGTTGAGGATTTTGAGACATGGCAACGGATAATTCGTTTGGATGCAGTTCGTGCTAATAATGAATGGGTTTCCTACTCTCCATCGCAAGCTGCGGTTACCAGGGAGAAGGCAATTGACTCTGCTTCAGCTGTTTGTCTCAAAGACTATGACCACTTGGAAGCACATAGGATCCATCATGCGTCACGCCTTGTTGCAATACTTGAGGCGTACGCAACCTATGACCCAGAAATCGGTTATTGCCAGGGCATGAGTGACCTCCTTGCACCTCTCATTGCTGTGCTGGAGGAAGACGATGAAGCCTTCTGGTGCTTTGCCGGTTTCATGAGGAAAGCCCGCCACAACTTCAGACTCGACGAAGTGGGTATTCGCAGGCAACTCAACATGGTCTCCAAGATAATAAAAACCAAGGACTTCCATCTTTACAGGCACTTGGAGATGCTTGAAGCGGCAGACTGCTTCTTCGTctatagaatggtggttgtgatGTTCCGGAGGGAGCTCACCTTCGAGCAGACCCTCAGCCTGTGGGAGGTGATGTGGGCCGACCAGGCAGCGAGGCGTGCTGGGATCGCACGATCGTCCTGGGGAAAACTTCGGCTTGGAGCCCCTCCAACTGATGACCTGCTGCTGTATGCAATTGCAGCCAGTGTACTGGAGAAGAGGAAATTGATAATAGAGAGCTATAGCAGCATGGATGAGATCATTAGGGACTGTAACAGCATGGCGGGGCAGCTGGACATTTGGAAGCTCCTGGACGACGCCCATGATTTAGTGGTGACCGTACAAGACAGGATCGAGTAG
- the LOC125509839 gene encoding rab GTPase-activating protein 22-like isoform X2 — MWAWGLAERAIAGLLGPAGANGGRWNTAVAVGVTAAAGIALVAIVVSSRRGGIKSPWRRRRKRALGPKEWRSLFTPEGKFYDGGVKLLKRVRNGGVEPSIRAEVWPFLLGVYSLNSSEAEREAIKAHNRKGYMLLRKHCLRKNNKVSVDDHITSEEENPCVISEQEMQDKTGKAIPENQADESLCSSSSRDEDESQKSDVTHVEASRDDVASVDQSSVEDEEESMPLPKYSNAGGNIEAETKLSKDARPVKSARTVEDFETWQRIIRLDAVRANNEWVSYSPSQAAVTREKAIDSASAVCLKDYDHLEAHRIHHASRLVAILEAYATYDPEIGYCQGMSDLLAPLIAVLEEDDEAFWCFAGFMRKARHNFRLDEVGIRRQLNMVSKIIKTKDFHLYRHLEMLEAADCFFVYRMVVVMFRRELTFEQTLSLWEVMWADQAARRAGIARSSWGKLRLGAPPTDDLLLYAIAASVLEKRKLIIESYSSMDEIIRDCNSMAGQLDIWKLLDDAHDLVVTVQDRIE; from the exons ATGTGGGCGTGGGGCCTCGCCGAGCGCGCCATCGCCGGCCTCCTCGGCCCCGCCGGCGCGAATGGCGGTCGCTGGAACACCGCCGTCGCCGTCGGGGTCACGGCCGCGGCCGGCATCGCGCTAGTCGCCATCGTCGTCTCCTCCCGCAG GGGCGGGATCAAATCgccgtggcggcggcggaggaagcgCGCGCTTGGGCCCAAGGAATGGCGCAGCTTGTTCACGCCGGAGGGGAAGTTTTACGACGGCGGCGTCAAGCTACTGAAGAGAGTTCGGAACGGA GGGGTTGAGCCGAGCATCAGAGCAGAGGTCTGGCCGTTCCTTCTGGGAGT TTATAGCCTGAATAGTTCAGAAGCTGAAAGGGAAGCAATTAAGGCCCATAACAG GAAGGGATATATGCTCTTGAGGAAACATTGCCTGCGAAAAAACAAT AAAGTAAGCGTGGATGATCATATCACGAGTGAGGAAGAAAATCCTTGTGTCATTTCAGAGCAAGAAATGCAGGATAAGACAGGTAAAGCAATTCCAGAGAATCAGGCGGATGAAAGCCTCTGTTCATCTAGTTCACGCGATGAGGATGAGAGTCAGAAAAGTGATGTGACCCATGTGGAAGCGTCCCGTGATGATGTCGCCTCTGTGGACCAGTCTTCAGTTGAGGATGAAGAAGAAAGTATGCCCCTGCCCAAATATTCAAACGCAGGAGGAAATATAGAAGCTGAAACTAAGTTATCTAAGGATGCCCGTCCTGTGAAGTCTGCACGGACAGTTGAGGATTTTGAGACATGGCAACGGATAATTCGTTTGGATGCAGTTCGTGCTAATAATGAATGGGTTTCCTACTCTCCATCGCAAGCTGCGGTTACCAGGGAGAAGGCAATTGACTCTGCTTCAGCTGTTTGTCTCAAAGACTATGACCACTTGGAAGCACATAGGATCCATCATGCGTCACGCCTTGTTGCAATACTTGAGGCGTACGCAACCTATGACCCAGAAATCGGTTATTGCCAGGGCATGAGTGACCTCCTTGCACCTCTCATTGCTGTGCTGGAGGAAGACGATGAAGCCTTCTGGTGCTTTGCCGGTTTCATGAGGAAAGCCCGCCACAACTTCAGACTCGACGAAGTGGGTATTCGCAGGCAACTCAACATGGTCTCCAAGATAATAAAAACCAAGGACTTCCATCTTTACAGGCACTTGGAGATGCTTGAAGCGGCAGACTGCTTCTTCGTctatagaatggtggttgtgatGTTCCGGAGGGAGCTCACCTTCGAGCAGACCCTCAGCCTGTGGGAGGTGATGTGGGCCGACCAGGCAGCGAGGCGTGCTGGGATCGCACGATCGTCCTGGGGAAAACTTCGGCTTGGAGCCCCTCCAACTGATGACCTGCTGCTGTATGCAATTGCAGCCAGTGTACTGGAGAAGAGGAAATTGATAATAGAGAGCTATAGCAGCATGGATGAGATCATTAGGGACTGTAACAGCATGGCGGGGCAGCTGGACATTTGGAAGCTCCTGGACGACGCCCATGATTTAGTGGTGACCGTACAAGACAGGATCGAGTAG
- the LOC125509860 gene encoding cytochrome b5, translating to MAGEKKMFGFEEVAKHNVAKDCWLVIAGKVYDVTPFMDEHPGGDEVLLAVTGKDATSDFEDIGHSDSAREMMEKYHIGEIDASTIPAKRTFVPPQQGSHVQAKDSDLLIKILQFLVPILILGLAFGIRHYSKSE from the exons ATGGCCGGCGAGAAGAAAATGTTCGGCTTCGAGGAGGTCGCCAAGCACAACGTCGCCAAGGACTGCTGGCTCGTCATCGCCGGCAAG GTGTATGATGTTACCCCTTTCATGGATGAGCATCCTGGTGGAGATGAGGTACTGCTGGCAGTAACCG GGAAAGATGCAACCAGCGATTTCGAAGATATCGGACACAGTGATTCCGCAAGGGAGATGATGGAGAAGTACCACATCGGGGAAATTGATGCTTCAACCATCCCAGCAAAGCGTACATTCGTACCTCCTCAGCAAGGGTCCCATGTCCAGGCCAAGGATAGCGACCTCCTCATCAAGATCCTGCAGTTTCTTGTTCCCATTTTAATCTTGGGGCTTGCATTTGGTATCCGGCACTACAGCAAATCTGAGTAG
- the LOC125509850 gene encoding protein HLB1-like → MEEPTRPVPADDRAAVEVEDEAGEEEEEPPRSATAKQEEAKAALGAEGSQPFTTRQLVGEIKEDGEADGGGGVGEGDGVGSADAEGSSSSRESMQQFSSHHDVAMELINSVTGVDEEGRSRQRILAFAGKRYLNAIERNPDDPDAYYNWALVLQESADNVDPNSGSSKDTLLEEACKKYAEATRLCPTLYDAYYNWAIAIADRAKIRGRTKEAEDLWRLAIVNYEKAVQLNWNSPQALNNWGLGLQELSAIVPAREKQTIIKTAISKFRVAIQLQFDFHRAIYNLGTVLYGLAEDTMRSGRPDVSPNELYSQSAIYVAAAHALKPNYSVYRSALRLVRLMLPLPYLKVGYLTAPPANNAIAPHTDWERSQFVLNHEGLQKADASGQPPSQSTDSGRKPTRIAVEDIVSVSASADLTLPPGAGLCVDTVHGPRFLVADSWEALDSWLDALCLVYTIFARGKSDVLAGIITG, encoded by the exons ATGGAGGAGCCCACGCGGCCCGTACCCGCGGACGACAGGGCGGCggtggaggtggaggacgaggcgggggaggaagaggaggagccGCCACGATCGGCCACGGCCAAGCAGGAGGAGGCCAAGGCGGCGCTGGGCGCCGAGGGGTCCCAGCCGTTCACCACGCGGCAGCTCGTCGGTGAGATCAAGGAGGACGGCGAGGCGGACGGGGGCGGAGGCGTTGGGGAGGGGGACGGGGTCGGATCCGCCGATGCTGAGGGTTCTTCGTCCAG CCGAGAGAGCATGCAGCAGTTTTCATCCCATCATGATGTAGCCATGGAATTAATAAATAGTGTCACTGGAGTGGATGAGGAAGGTCGTTCTCGCCAAAGGATTCTTGCTTTTGCTGGAAAAAG ATATCTAAATGCAATTGAAAGAAATCCTGATGACCCTGATGCATATTATAATTGGGCCCTAGTCCTCCAG GAGAGTGCAGATAATGTGGACCCCAATTCTGGTTCCTCCAAAGACACGTTACTTGAGGAGGCCTGCAAAAAGTATGCTGAAGCTACCCGACTTTGCCCGACTCTTTATGAT GCATACTATAACTGGGCCATTGCTATTGCTGATCGAGCTAAAATACGAGGTCGTACCAAAGAAGCCGAAGATCTCTGGAGACTG GCAATAGTGAATTATGAGAAGGCTGTCCAGCTAAATTGGAATAGCCCGCAG GCTCTAAATAATTGGGGCCTTGGACTACAG GAACTGAGCGCCATTGTTCCTGCTCGGGAGAAACAAACCATCATAAAAACAGCTATAAGTAAG TTTCGTGTTGCTATCCAATTGCAATTTGATTTCCATCGGGCTATATACAACCTTGGAACTGTCTTG TACGGTTTAGCTGAGGATACCATGAGATCTGGGAGGCCAGACGTATCCCCTAATGAGCTTTACAGTCAGTCTGCTATCTATGTTGCAGCTGCTCATGCATTGAAACCAAATTACTCG GTCTATCGCAGTGCTTTGCGACTAGTCCGCTTGATG TTGCCTTTGCCATACCTCAAAGTGGGATATTTGACCGCTCCTCCAGCCAACAATGCCATTGCACCACACACTGATTGGGAGAGGTCACAGTTTGTTCTGAACCATGAGGGACTCCAGAAG GCCGATGCCTCTGGCCAGCCTCCATCACAATCAACGGACAGTGGAAGAAAGCCTACCCGAATAGCTGTTGAGGATATTGTTTCTGTGTCAGCATCCGCTGATCTAACATTGCCACCTGGTGCTGGTCTTTGTGTAGATACTGTTCATGGACCTAGGTTCTTG GTTGCTGATAGCTGGGAGGCTCTTGACAGTTGGCTAGATGCTTTATGCCTAGTCTACACTATATTTGCAAGAGGGAAAAGTGACGTTCTTGCTGGTATTATTACTGGCTAA